From one Paenibacillus terrae HPL-003 genomic stretch:
- a CDS encoding radical SAM protein, which yields MNIENKYKALELEKPGIYELEGLEVGVTSNCNFKCDYCCAYQRNDGQCISSKEVIGIIDDIPTLKRVRLSGGEVTLKYEDCLDIVAHCSSKGIATQLNTNASLLSPERIESLRDAGLSNIHISFNFTDAEKYSAYYHVHPRMYDKIVQNIRLCTEAKLETVLETLLFAETQNNMQAISEMVYELGVRIHEIQNSIVMDHTNWNAISTKEALVRSVHDLIAHKKEDTVLYFTCMDRFAEALGFKEQPGVYFSNCVDGKKQLHLHGNGDILICELCHPVVIGNIYNGTSLKDIYTHRPKPLQEFLDKLPCPAYDALFPNGI from the coding sequence GTGAATATAGAGAACAAATATAAAGCACTTGAACTGGAAAAGCCGGGCATCTACGAGCTGGAGGGACTGGAAGTGGGGGTGACCTCCAATTGCAACTTCAAGTGCGATTATTGCTGCGCATATCAACGAAACGATGGGCAATGCATCAGCAGCAAGGAGGTCATTGGTATTATAGATGACATTCCAACGTTAAAACGTGTGCGACTGTCCGGGGGAGAAGTGACCTTAAAGTATGAGGACTGTCTGGACATTGTGGCTCACTGTTCGAGCAAGGGAATCGCTACCCAGCTCAATACCAATGCCAGCCTGCTTAGCCCTGAACGAATTGAGAGCTTACGTGATGCAGGGCTTTCCAACATTCATATCTCCTTTAACTTCACGGACGCCGAAAAATATTCAGCCTATTATCATGTTCACCCTCGCATGTATGATAAAATTGTTCAGAACATTCGGTTATGTACCGAAGCCAAACTAGAAACGGTGCTGGAGACTTTGCTGTTTGCGGAAACACAGAACAACATGCAAGCCATTAGCGAAATGGTATATGAACTCGGTGTGCGCATCCATGAAATCCAAAACAGCATCGTGATGGATCATACCAACTGGAACGCCATTTCCACCAAGGAGGCACTTGTCCGTTCCGTTCATGACCTGATTGCCCATAAAAAGGAAGATACCGTGCTGTATTTCACCTGCATGGACCGTTTTGCAGAAGCGCTGGGCTTCAAGGAGCAGCCAGGCGTATATTTTTCCAACTGCGTGGATGGTAAAAAGCAACTCCATCTTCATGGAAACGGTGATATCCTGATCTGTGAGCTATGCCATCCTGTGGTCATCGGCAATATTTATAATGGAACGTCCTTAAAAGATATCTACACTCATAGACCTAAGCCGCTTCAGGAGTTTCTCGACAAACTGCCTTGTCCTGCATATGATGCGCTTTTCCCGAACGGGATCTGA
- a CDS encoding MarR family winged helix-turn-helix transcriptional regulator: MKDLQDYVLDLPLPSLVFFSLVETTAGLVDVSEKYWHSKGTNGARIRILVEIMKEGGTILPSVLAQRIGVTKSNISLLLSPLENEGFIRRERHPKDGRKSVISITSEGQSLLLRNLPENRQRIVEKMQVLNDQELKQLLSLLNKLKRT; encoded by the coding sequence ATGAAGGACCTTCAGGATTACGTACTTGATTTGCCGCTGCCTTCTCTGGTTTTCTTTTCACTGGTGGAAACGACAGCCGGATTAGTTGATGTCTCAGAAAAATACTGGCATTCAAAAGGAACCAATGGAGCCAGAATTCGAATTTTGGTTGAAATCATGAAGGAAGGAGGCACGATTCTTCCCTCTGTGCTCGCCCAAAGGATCGGTGTCACCAAATCGAATATTAGCCTGCTGCTTAGCCCGCTGGAAAACGAAGGATTCATCCGCCGCGAACGTCATCCCAAGGACGGCAGAAAATCGGTGATTTCTATAACAAGCGAAGGGCAAAGCCTCCTACTGCGTAATTTACCCGAAAACCGGCAGAGGATTGTAGAAAAAATGCAGGTGTTGAATGATCAGGAATTGAAGCAGCTCCTTTCCCTGCTCAACAAATTAAAGAGGACGTAA
- a CDS encoding NAD(P)H-binding protein: MSIVITGANGKLGSLIIQQLLHKVSPHDIIACVRHLETGKHYEEQGITVRFGDYDQPDSLEQAFAGASQLLLISSSHPDDTIRIRQHAHIIEAAKKCKVEHMFYTSFAFPEAGSIPLSHLHLATEHAIRTTGIPYTFLRNALYTDFVKTLDLNAAIAKGELDIYPGEWKFNTVTRWDLARGIAAVLSEPDHKNKKYEFTASSPWTFSDLAAALTELTGRSVSLRQDPQIKNWIFGFLSKINTRSTSDDLEQLIDGPLTSLKESIRPFIST; encoded by the coding sequence ATGTCGATCGTTATTACTGGAGCAAATGGTAAATTGGGGAGCTTAATCATACAACAGCTCCTTCATAAAGTCTCACCTCATGATATTATCGCTTGTGTTCGCCACCTTGAAACCGGAAAACACTATGAGGAACAGGGAATTACAGTCCGGTTTGGTGACTACGATCAACCCGATTCACTTGAGCAAGCATTCGCAGGAGCTTCCCAACTGTTGTTGATTTCAAGTTCACATCCCGACGATACGATTCGTATTCGTCAACATGCCCATATCATTGAAGCGGCTAAAAAGTGTAAAGTAGAACATATGTTTTATACCAGCTTTGCCTTTCCTGAAGCCGGCTCTATCCCCCTCTCCCATCTGCATTTGGCTACAGAACATGCCATTCGTACCACCGGAATTCCTTACACTTTTCTACGGAATGCATTATATACCGATTTTGTCAAAACACTCGATCTGAATGCCGCCATAGCAAAGGGCGAACTCGATATCTATCCTGGGGAATGGAAGTTTAACACCGTTACGCGTTGGGATCTTGCCAGAGGAATCGCAGCAGTGCTGTCTGAGCCAGACCATAAGAACAAGAAATATGAATTCACCGCCTCCAGTCCCTGGACCTTTTCAGATTTGGCAGCAGCTTTGACCGAACTTACAGGCAGATCCGTCTCCTTACGTCAGGACCCTCAAATCAAAAATTGGATATTCGGGTTCTTAAGCAAAATAAATACGCGCTCCACCTCGGATGATTTGGAACAGTTGATCGATGGTCCACTCACTTCACTGAAAGAAAGCATACGGCCTTTTATCTCCACATGA
- a CDS encoding DsrE/DsrF/DrsH-like family protein → MDKRMNLLMFSGDYDKAMAGLILANTARELDVEVTMFFAFWGLFLVRDPDKMTLEDKTIYEKIMGWMTPKGPEELPLSKMNFSGLGKLMLTEMIEDNEAPKLIHFLKGARKKNVKFYACKLSVDIMGFKPEEFIPELEIIEAKTYLKDALESDMQLFI, encoded by the coding sequence GTGGACAAAAGGATGAATCTGCTCATGTTCAGCGGGGATTACGATAAGGCGATGGCTGGACTGATTTTGGCGAATACGGCTCGGGAATTGGACGTTGAGGTTACGATGTTTTTTGCGTTCTGGGGATTATTTTTGGTTCGTGATCCTGATAAGATGACGCTTGAGGACAAGACGATTTATGAAAAAATCATGGGCTGGATGACTCCAAAAGGACCCGAGGAGCTGCCATTGTCCAAAATGAATTTTAGCGGTCTTGGCAAGCTAATGCTGACGGAAATGATTGAGGATAACGAAGCCCCGAAACTGATTCATTTTTTGAAGGGGGCACGGAAAAAAAACGTCAAATTTTATGCCTGCAAGCTATCCGTGGACATTATGGGTTTTAAACCGGAAGAATTCATCCCTGAATTAGAAATTATCGAGGCCAAAACGTATCTCAAAGATGCGCTCGAATCCGATATGCAGCTGTTCATATAA